The following coding sequences are from one Lolium rigidum isolate FL_2022 chromosome 6, APGP_CSIRO_Lrig_0.1, whole genome shotgun sequence window:
- the LOC124662541 gene encoding baculoviral IAP repeat-containing protein 7-like, with product MTLWEQLSSTPDPAIRDILKIPHEADDGDRRPCTLMDAIGRESRGEGGDGRVNWKPLRDRLWLRRAANASSTTTRNRRADEDGSEEEDEESEAPAVASMSLMALLEQSDSQWDDQDDEEDGAVHVDGDGDGREEEEEMVRACCVCMVRHKGAAFIPCGHTFCRPCSRDLWRTRADCPLCNAFIHDILHIF from the coding sequence ATGACGCTCTGGGAACAGCTCTCCTCCACGCCCGACCCGGCCATCCGCGACATCCTCAAGATCCCGCACGAAGCCGACGACGGCGATCGCAGGCCGTGCACGCTCATGGACGCCATCGGCCGGGAAAGCCGCGGCGAGGGAGGCGACGGCAGGGTCAACTGGAAGCCGCTGCGCGACCGTCTCTGGCTCCGCCGAGCCGCGAACGCGTCTTCGACTACCACCCGCAACCGGCGGGCCGACGAAGATGgaagcgaggaggaagatgaggagagcgAGGCGCCGGCGGTGGCCTCCATGTCGCTGATGGCGCTGCTGGAGCAGTCGGACAGCCAGTGGGACGACcaagacgacgaggaggacggcgcTGTACACGTCGACGGGGACGGCGACgggcgggaagaggaggaagagatggtGCGCGCGTGCTGCGTGTGCATGGTGCGGCACAAGGGCGCGGCCTTCATCCCGTGCGGCCACACCTTCTGCCGCCCGTGCTCCCGCGACCTCTGGCGTACCCGCGCCGACTGCCCACTCTGCAACGCCTTCATCCACGACATCCTCCACATCTTCTGA